The Helianthus annuus cultivar XRQ/B chromosome 16, HanXRQr2.0-SUNRISE, whole genome shotgun sequence genome includes a window with the following:
- the LOC110915559 gene encoding CCG-binding protein 1 produces MMIRSVPFQSPTVRSPPLAPATTTTICSSSRNNAYIPKLEPFSRSKFDRIVKDPPLIQKSENDLADYCSTLEGDPSYSCWRAYFELKDLEKEAPKEEVERVILESGGMKSLIGCLHGISEIHKAKKQSQNRSNVNNNMKQENTPAVEGGRACPVPDGLPKSREEMEEEEKGRMPDSPFTRLLRSKGRSPAWYSPAPDHEA; encoded by the exons ATGATGATAAGATCAGTTCCGTTTCAATCTCCTACCGTTCGCTCACCGCCGTTAGCTCCGGCGACAACGACGACGATCTGTTCTTCGTCCAGAAACAATGCGTATATACCTAAACTTGAACCTTTTAGTCGAAGCAAGTTTGATCGAATCGTTAAGGATCCTCCGTTGATTCAGAAATCTGAAAACGATTTAGCAG ATTACTGTTCAACGCTGGAAGGAGATCCGTCGTATAGCTGCTGGAGAGCCTATTTCGAGCTCAAGGATCTCGAG AAAGAAGCACCAAAGGAAGAGGTGGAGAGAGTGATACTGGAATCAGGAGGTATGAAATCCTTGATAGGATGTTTACACGGGATCTCGGAAATTCACAAGGCAAAAAAGCAGTCACAAAACAGATCAAACGTGAATAATAATATGAAGCAGGAGAATACGCCCGCGGTTGAAGGCGGAAGAGCGTGTCCGGTGCCGGACGGACTGCCGAAGAGTCGAGAAGAGATGGAGGAAGAAGAGAAGGGGAGAATGCCAGACTCTCCATTTACCAGATTGCTTAGATCAAAAGGAAGGTCCCCTGCTTGGTACTCCCCTGCTCCTGATCATGAAGCGTAA
- the LOC110916542 gene encoding uncharacterized protein LOC110916542 — METLQDLIEEARLRTVWWTVCIFIVTYFLTHTSKSMWMNIPIAIVIISVVHIVISEVDFHWKIRRPNRQSYLSHLERKQMSVNDSRLSALPQQPKWKRKIDSPVVEAALEDFVNKLLQEFVLDLWYSDITPDKEAPQLIHAIIMDIFAEVSIRVKDINLVDLLTRDLVDLVGDHLELFRKNQAAIGTEVMVTLSSEERDERLKRHLMASKELHPALISSESEYKFLKRIMGAVLAAVLRPREAQCPLVRCIVRELLTCLVMEPVMRFASPGHINELIEGILLANNNKEGNEAVDDQSTNVTGQNQNQQKSQELTSTKSDSSSSQKNNTPNDQNGTGLNPPGPMVSGPVPDVLLNTRSSAWARVRAERRKEVLQPENLENMWTKGKNYKKKTQKQVVRSGINEYEYDQQQNLDGRILSGESKISDPSDIIDGNTSSVPNLESSNSVSDQNQVGGPIISEFYSANVGVDNDVHNVNNVGSEQVTRTDGYVPKLRCRVLGAYFENLDSKSFAVYSIAVTDADNKTWFVKRRYRNFERLHRHLKAIPNYTLHLPPKRIFSSSTEDAFVHQRCIQLDKYLQDLLSIANIAEQHEVWDFLSMSSRSYSFGRSSSVVRTLAVNVGDAVDDTVRQFKGVSGGLKKKAAGPGLPSESSASVANRNVANSSSYKEGRPAAQSNERNGISSEVRSELLSVAANYPSTSGLKEDPLGVPAEWAPPNVSLPLLNLVDKIFQLNRRGWLRRQVFWISKQILQLMMEDAIDDWLLRQIRFLRRDSLVAQGIYWIQDVLWPEGTFFLKLRANQTDSSQSNESSCKTPSGSKNNKGSFEEQLEAARRASDIKKMILEGAPTTLVSLIGHKQYTRSAKDIYYFLQSAVCLKQLGYGLLELVLITVFPELQDIVTNMHEKKNDPAV; from the exons ATGGAAACATTACAGGATCTAATCGAAGAAGCAAGGCTCCGTACAGTGTGGTGGACGGTTTGCATATTCATCGTCACTTACTTCTTAACAC ACACGAGTAAATCGATGTGGATGAATATTCCGATAGCGATTGTGATAATATCAGTGGTTCATATTGTGATTAGTGAAGTGGATTTTCATTGGAAGATTAGGAGACCTAATAGGCAATCATACTTGTCTCACCTAGAGAGAAAACAGATGTCTGTGAATGATTCTCGGCTTTCGGCGTTGCCTCAACAGCCTAAATGGAAACGGAAGATTGATTCGCCGGTAGTTGAGGCGGCTCTAGAGGATTTTGTTAACAAACTTTTGCAAGAGTTTGTTTTAGATTTGTGGTATTCGGATATAACGCCGGATAAGGAAGCACCGCAGCTGATTCATGCGATTATTATGGATATTTTTGCTGAGGTTTCGATACGGGTTAAGGATATAAACCTTGTTGACTTGCTAACCAG GGATTTAGTTGATTTAGTAGGGGATCATTTGGAGCTTTTTAGGAAAAATCAAGCTGCAATTGGGACGGAGGTTATGGTGACGTTGTCTTCTGAAGAACGAGACGAAAGATTAAAGCGTCATCTAATGGCTTCCAAAGAGCTTCATCCAGCTTTGATATCTTCAGAGAGTGAGTACAAG TTTCTTAAACGGATCATGGGGGCGGTTTTGGCTGCGGTTCTTAGACCTCGTGAAGCACAATGCCCGTTAGTTCGATGCATTGTGCGAGAGCTTTTAACTTGTTTGGTAATGGAACCCGTGATGAGATTCGCAAGCCCCGG GCATATCAATGAACTGATTGAGGGTATTCTTCTCGCCAACAATAACAAAGAAGGAAATGAGGCAGTTGACGATCAGTCAACTAACGTCACGGGTCAAAACCAGAACCAGCAAAAAAGTCAAGAATTGACTTCTACAAAAAGCGACTCTTCTAGCAGTCAAAAGAACAATACACCCAATGATCAAAATGGAACAGGTTTAAATCCACCTGGGCCCATGGTAAGTGGGCCGGTTCCAGATGTACTGTTGAACACACGGTCCTCTGCTTGGGCCCGGGTTCGTGCGgaaagaagaaaagaagtccTTCAGCctgaaaatcttgaaaatatgTGGACCAAAgggaaaaattacaaaaagaaaactcaaaagcaAGTAGTACGTTCTGGAATaaatgaatatgaatatgatCAACAACAAAATCTTGATGGTAGAATTTTGAGTGGTGAAAGCAAGATATCAGATCCTTCTGATATAATTGATGGAAATACTTCTAGTGTACCAAATTTGGAAAGTTCTAACAGTGTTTCTGATCAAAATCAAGTTGGTGGACCGATAATTTCGGAGTTTTATAGTGCGAATGTTGGTGTAGATAATGATGTACATAATGTTAATAATGTTGGTTCTGAACAAGTAACACGTACTGATGGTTATGTTCCGAAGCTCAGGTGTCGG GTTCTCGGAGCGTACTTTGAAAATCTTGACTCGAAATCATTTGCGGTTTATTCCATTGCAGTGACAGATGCCGATAACAAGACTTGGTTTGTAAAACGAAG ATACCGGAATTTTGAGAGACTGCATCGACATCTTAAAGCCATTCCCAATTACACATTACATTTGCCTCCTAAAAGAATTTTCTCATCTAGCACAGAGGATGCGTTTGTTCATCAACGTTGTATACAACTTGATAAATATCTTCAA GATCTTTTGTCTATAGCCAATATTGCTGAGCAACATGAAGTTTGGGACTTcttaagcatgtcttcaagg AGTTACTCTTTTGGAAGGTCATCATCGGTGGTGAGAACCTTAGCAG TGAATGTGGGCGATGCTGTAGATGATACGGTACGCCAATTCAAAGGGGTTTCCGGTGGTTTAAAGAAGAAAGCTGCGGGCCCGGGTTTACCTTCTGAATCTTCTGCTTCAGTTGCTAACAGAAACGTGGCTAACAGTTCTTCTTATAAGGAAGGAAGGCCCGCTGCACAAAGTAATGAACGGAATGGAATTAGCTCAGAAGTTCGATCTGAATTACTCAGTGTTGCTGCGAATTATCCCTCAACTTCTGGTCTTAAAGAAGATCCACTTGGTGTGCCAGCAGAG TGGGCCCCGCCGAATGTAAGTTTACCCTTGCTAAATTTGGTGGACAAAATATTTCAACTCAACAGAAGAGGCTGGTTAAG ACGACAGGTGTTTTGGATATCAAAGCAAATCTTGCAACTAATGATGGAAGATGCTATTGATGACTGGCTCTTAAGGCAAATTCGTTTTCTCAGAAGGGATAGTCTTGTTGCTCAAGGAATTTACTGGATCCAAGAT GTTCTGTGGCCTGAAGGCACCTTTTTTCTGAAATTAAGAGCAAATCAAACAGATTCTTCCCAGTCAAATGAGAGTTCTTGCAAAACTCCATCCGGCAGTAAAAATAATAAAGGGTCATTTGAGGAGCAGCTAGAGGCTGCGCGTAGAGCTAGCGATATCAAAAAGATGATATTAG AGGGAGCCCCGACTACATTGGTCAGCCTGATCGGACACAAACAATACACGCGAAGTGCTAAAGACATTTATTATTTTCTCCAG TCTGCTGTGTGTTTGAAGCAACTTGGGTACGGTTTGCTTGAACTTGTACTCATAACGGTTTTTCCAGAGCTGCAAGACATCGTAACAAATATGCACGAGAAGAAAAATGATCCGGCGGTTTAG